In Aspergillus flavus chromosome 3, complete sequence, one genomic interval encodes:
- a CDS encoding putative spindle pole body component: MSVNDRRASYMSAPRPRVSSNRVGDARSGASPLQSDQINHRGSMSSQKGKVSREQRDMMSDKRAERMAPHSKDKAQVRARNPAKESSSAGNRGEWERSRSRRATLTDGASPNMRKKDKEPAESPWNPYASLIPHSTAPLATRVSVPSLASALPKSLHPTPLRELSADEQETALLEDLLFVFMGFEGQYIHYHSGYDSSMEKDRLTGPVFQLPSGLDPTLRDLTLSMLKMATHYNALEAFVEVQSRAEYGAVSHALCAAIRKLLKDYLILVAQLETQLVNNPSFTLHLLHLHTMPTSQCLAQLYSLGQELLRRNGLLDQDLDESIDDFDDVDNILEQLKEGGDLVPGAMSSKKICKGGNVLRLLTERLATFSGDPTTKTLLEKLLREASRPYMTMLNEWLHHGGIKDPHAEFLVKEQKWIKREKLEEDYTDEYWEKRYTIRENEVPPQLDSVRDKVLLAGKYLNVVRECGGVDISKAVKDVPKTLDDPRFLENVNAAYTYANASLLNLLLTKNSLTTRFRSLKHYFFLDRSDFFSYFLELGASELRKPAKSVNENKLQSLLDLVLRQPGSIAAQDPFKEDVKVRMNKIGLTKWLMQVVSVSGIDQDNPEAAIEKYQAPQTQGGDDEKDIAGFDALELDYSVPFPLSLVISRKTVLRYQLIFRHLLSLRHLEHLLVTAWLDQNKVLGWRHKSTDRRLELWKRRAWNLRAKMLVFVQQLLYFCTAEVIEPNWQNLMDRVNGTDADGSEVTVNGTKQVNRTVDELMQDHVDFLDTCLKECMLTQAKLLKIHSKLMTCCTMFASWTASSLARALATADPELARNKASNPDGRGYDPTRISKLEDTLKRYEDHFNRHLRILMDSLNYFAATESVVLLKLAHALSSISKDD, from the exons ATGTCCGTCAATGACCGTCGCGCCAGCTATATGAGCGCACCACGACCCCGCGTTTCCTCGAATCGCGTCGGCGATGCTCGCAGCGGTGCGTCCCCATTACAATCGGACCAGATAAACCACCGCGGAAGCATGTCGAGTCAGAAGGGCAAAGTCTCTCGAGAGCAACGTGACATGATGAGCGACAAGCGTGCCGAACGAATGGCGCCACATTCGAAAGACAAAGCTCAAGTTCGAGCGAGAAATCCGGCCAAGGAGTCTTCTAGCGCAGGAAACAGAGGGGAATGGGAAAGGTCACGCTCAAGGAGGGCTACTCTGACGGACGGTGCTAGTCCCAACATGCGaaagaaggataaggagCCAGCGGAGT CGCCATGGAATCCGTATGCCTCGTTGATACCCCATTCAACAGCGCCATTAGCTACCCGAGTATCAGTTCCTTCTCTCGCTTCAGCCTTGCCTAAATCGCTTCACCCAACACCTCTTCGCGAGCTTTCTGCCGACGAACAAGAGACAGCCCTCTTGGAAGACCTACTATTCGTGTTTATGGGCTTTGAAGGCCAGTACATTCATTATCATAGTGGATATGATTCGTCCATGGAGAAGGACCGTTTGACTGGTCCGGTATTTCAGCTGCCATCAGGTCTGGATCCAACCTTAAGGGACCTTACTCTGTCCATGTTAAAGATGGCAACTCATTATAATGCTCTGGAGGCATTTGTGGAGGTTCAGAGCCGTGCAGAATATGGAGCAGTCAGTCATGCCCTATGCGCGGCAATCCGAAAGCTCCTAAAAGACTACCTGATCCTTGTTGCTCAGCTTGAAACCCAACTCGTGAACAACCCAAGCTTCACGCTACATCTTCTACATTTACACACCATGCCGACAAGCCAATGCTTAGCCCAATTATACTCACTGGGTCAGGAACTACTTCGGCGCAATGGCTTATTGGACCAGGACCTTGACGAATCGATCGACGATTTTGATGACGTGGATAATATTCTCGAACAGCTCAAAGAGGGTGGCGACCTTGTTCCTGGCGCCATGTCCAGCAAGAAGATTTGTAAAGGAGGCAACGTTCTTCGACTGCTGACTGAGCGGCTAGCAACATTTTCTGGCGACCCGACTACGAAGACTCTCCTGGAAAAGTTACTTCGAGAAGCTAGTCGACCATATATGACTATGCTCAATGAGTGGCTTCATCATGGAGGTATCAAGGACCCTCATGCAGAATTCCTCGTCAAAGAACAGAAATGGATCAAACGCGAGAAGCTCGAGGAAGATTACACCGATGAATACTGGGAGAAACGGTACACAATTCGTGAAAATGAGGTCCCCCCACAGCTAGATAGCGTGCGAGACAAAGTTCTACTGGCCGGAAAGTATTTGAATGTGGTGCGAGAATGTGGTGGTGTCGATATCAGCAAAGCAGTTAAGGATGTGCCGAAGACTTTGGACGACCCGCGTTTCTTGGAGAACGTCAACGCCGCGTACACCTATGCTAATGCCTCTTTATTGAATCTTCTTTTAACGAAGAACTCTCTCACTACTCGCTTCCGCTCCCTCAAACATTACTTCTTCTTGGACCGTTCCGattttttctcttatttCCTCGAGCTTGGCGCCTCGGAATTGCGCAAGCCAGCCAAAAGCGTCAACGAAAATAAACTACAGTCGTTACTTGATCTTGTTCTACGCCAGCCGGGTAGCATAGCTGCGCAAGATCCTTTCAAGGAAGATGTGAAGGTTCGAATGAACAAAATTGGTCTCACAAAATGGCTGATGCAGGTCGTAAGCGTGTCTGGAATTGACCAGGACAACCCTGAGGCAGCGATCGAGAAATATCAGGCTCCTCAAACCCaaggtggagatgatgagaaagatatTGCTGGATTCGATGCGCTGGAACTGGATTACTCTGTTCCCTTCCCTCTGTCTCTAGTCATTAGTCGCAAGACTGTTTTGCGATATCAACTCATTTTCCGCCACCTTCTATCACTCCGGCACCTGGAGCATCTTCTTGTTACAGCCTGGCTAGACCAGAACAAGGTTCTTGGCTGGCGCCACAAATCCACAGACCGGAGGCTAGAGTTGTGGAAGCGACGGGCGTGGAACTTGCGCGCCAAGATGCTTGTTTTCGTCCAGCAGCTTCTTTATTTCTGTACGGCCGAAGTCATCGAGCCAAACTGGCAAAATCTCATGGATCGTGTGAACGGGACGGATGCGGACGGGTCCGAAGTGACTGTGAACGGCACCAAGCAGGTCAACCGAACTGTTGATGAATTAATGCAGGACCATGTGGATTTCTTGGATACATGTCTCAAGGAATGCATGCTAACGCAAGCTAAATTACTAAAG ATTCATTCCAAGTTGATGACCTGCTGTACCATGTTCGCATCATGGACTGCCTCGTCGCTTGCACGGGCTTTGGCGACGGCTGACCCAGAGCTTGCGAGGAACAAGGCCTCGAATCCAGATGGAAGGGGTTATGACCCCACGCGGATCAGCAAGCTTGAGGACACACTAAAACGCTATGAAGATCATTTCAATCGGCATTTACGCATCTTGATGGACAG TCTGAATTATTTCGCTGCCACGGAAAGTGTTGTCCTCCTGAAACTTGCGCATGCCCTAAGCTCGATTAGCAAGGATGACTGA
- a CDS encoding S-adenosyl-L-methionine-dependent methyltransferase, translating into MTSPDSETEALDDVYLETITIQSRVFQRFSIDHQIFFEPVDGEEAERLELQHQVFNKVFDNRLIFPPIPRPQKILDCGYGTGSWAIEAAEQHPKCKVIGLDIYPYMNPDDIPDNLCLQVDDLNRPFTFPPNHFDLVHSRLLATGINRDRWPSYIRDIKRVLKPGGWVQLVEIYFNVQSDNGSITEQHALRQWSTQLMGSLEEVKDLRVGTRLRNLLTAAGLAEVDARMIPLPLSAWSNDPRMRDIGAANRDNVKKLLPALGLYPFTQRLRMTPQQFAELIARAQQEADTHNLKAYFPL; encoded by the exons ATGAC GAGCCCTGACTCGGAAACGGAAGCGCTGGACGACGTGTACCTCGAGACCATAACCATCCAAAGTCGCGTATTTCAGAGGTTCTCGATCGACCACCAAATATTTTTTGAGCCGGTGGACGGA GAAGAGGCAGAACGACTCGAACTCCAGCACCAGGTTTTCAACAAGGTTTTTGACAACAGGCTAATTTTCCCGCCGATCCCGCGGCCTCAAAAGATCCTCGACTGTGGCTATGGCACTGGATCGTGGGCCATCGAGGCCGCAGAGCAGCATCCCAAATGCAAG GTGATCGGCCTCGATATATACCCTTATATGAACCCAGACGATATACCGGATAATTTATGCCTACAA GTCGATGATCTGAACCGTCCATTCACATTCCCCCCGAACCACTTCGACCTTGTCCATTCAAGGCTGCTCGCAACCGGCATCAACCGAGACCGCTGGCCCTCCTATATCCGAGACATTAAAAG AGTTTTGAAGCCAGGGGGCTGGGTGCAACTAGTCGAGATATACTTCAATGTCCAGTCAGATAACGGCTCAATCACCGAGCAGCATGCATTGAGGCAATGGAGCACGCAATTAATGGGCTCTTTGGAGGAAGTGAAGGACCTTCGCGTGGGAACAAGATTGAGAAATCTTCTGACAGCAGCAGGCCTGGCGGAGGTTGATGCTCGAATGATCCCACTTCCTCTATCCGCATGGTCCAATG ACCCAAGGATGCGAGATATAGGCGCCGCAAACCGTGATAATGTTAAGAAACTGCTTCCCGCGTTGGGACTTTACCCATTTACCCAGCGACTGCGAATGACCCCACAGCAGTTTGCGGAGCTGATAGCGCGAGCACAGCAGGAAGCCGATACCCACAATTTGAAGGCCTACTTTCCCTTGTGA
- a CDS encoding vacuole effluxer Atg22 like-domain-containing protein has product MTDSGVPPQESHTQQSRVDEGKSSEQVFQEATPDKDLEQPIAPDQFDVKYCTTKWEIWAYYAYYIGNNGLSLFNFGPTAFQNLLSQAAGDSGTLYFAGRERSINSIVLLSNGISFAIQVVIFLVIGSFADFGTWRPSILITLSIIAYAIGFGWLGVHTADKWHVGVGLYIVGLIAYQTTLTFWTAAFPGLARNTPEMKAKADAYTAGTISRDEYDQADTIERSRLANIAFYVQSCAEVVILAIIVGIMFGVHVNASEENNNWGLSVLIAFASGVWLLVSLPWFFLEKRRPGQDPQGRNIFVAGLWQLYYAMKQVWRLKQSLLYLVGYFLLGDSLNTTVTVISTLQNSVVSYNTLELTYLLIAGIAAQAVGIYGFWFIQQRFKLGTKTMFSTIAVAIILLDGWGMIGIWTQKFGFHNGWEFWLYQVYYGLFVCPWYSYSQIMISEVAPRGHDFLFFSLFSIVGKTSSFIGPLVSSAIIDATPSGNASMPFYFLFGLSVASFAVLAIWLDLKKSRREQELFLQGKDGNGSGDIRNQSLLGEPPWEPVPDFAAPGLNWNDEMLETQSDQRPVAAQARPDPMLPSDLLSPSSNPPVSTSPTAPFGRIEDAALSRLFSPLNASFTGTGFNGCPITGVHDDSHLSLNSQPYTVSQQQSPGLINKETPTSNTDAADSLPGQEYLAETLSPEVSGTSRSKRKAGTLKQDPSDEKAMTAIKRQRNTMAARRYRQKGRDRISELECALRDMEHERNELRLQLARREAEVAALKEMLRR; this is encoded by the exons ATGACAGACTCCGGTGTACCTCCACAGGAATCTCATACCCAACAGTCTCGCGTAGACGAGGGGAAATCCTCAGAGCAGGTTTTCCAGGAAGCCACTCCGGATAAGGATCTGGAACAGCCAATCGCACCTGATCAGTTTGATGTGAAATACTGTACCACAAAATGGGAAATATGGGCATACTATGC TTACTACATTGGAAACAATGGATTGTCTTTATTCA ACTTCGGCCCAACTGCCTTCCAAAACCTACTCAGCCAAGCTGCAGGCGATAGCGGAACTCTCTATTTTGCAGGACGAGAACGCTCTATCAATAGTATCGTTCTTCTCAGCAATGGAATTTCATTCGCCATCCAAGTGGTCATCTTTCTAGTCATCGGCAGTTTCGCCGATTTCGGTACATGGCGACCCAGtatcctcatcacccttTCGATAATCGCATATGCAATCGGGTTCGGCTGGCTTGGCGTTCACACGGCAGACAAATGGCACGTCGGCGTAGGACTGTACATCGTCGGCTTAATCGCCTATCAAACGACGCTGACCTTCTGGACGGCAGCATTCCCGGGTTTGGCGCGCAATACACCCGAAATGAAAGCAAAAGCCGATGCCTATACCGCGGGAACTATATCGCGGGATGAATACGATCAAGCCGATACAATAGAACGGAGTAGGTTGGCGAACATCGCTTTCTATGTCCAATCCTGTGCGGAGGTAGTCATCCTTGCTATTATCGTGGGTATCATGTTCGGAGTGCATGTCAATGCAAGTGAGGAAAATAACAACTGGGGCTTGAGTGTTCTGATTGCCTTTGCGAGTGGTGTGTGGCTGCTCGTTTCGTTGCCTTGGTTCTTTCTTGAGAAGCGTCGGCCAGGACAGGATCCGCAGGGGAGGAATATCTTCGTTGCGGGTCTGTGGCAGCTGTATTATGCTATGAAGCAGGTGTGGAGACTGAAGCAGAGCTTGCTTTATCTTGTTG GATATTTCCTCTTGGGCGATTCGTTGAATACAACTGTGACTGTGATATCAACCTTGCAGAACAGTGTAGTCTCTTATAACACCCTAGAATTGACGTACCTTCTGATTGCTGGAATTGCAGCTCAG GCAGTGGGGATCTACGGCTTCTGGTTCATCCAGCAACGCTTCAAACTCGGCACCAAAACCATGTTCAGCACCATTGCCGTCGCAATTATATTGCTCGATGGTTGGGGCATGATCGGCATCTGGACACAGAAATTTGGTTTCCATAATGGCTGGGAATTCTGG CTCTACCAAGTATATTACGGTCTTTTCGTCTGCCCGTGGTATAGTTACTCGCAAATCATGATCTCCGAAGTCGCACCACGGGGCCACgacttccttttctttaGTTTGTTCAGTATCGTTGGCAAGACCTCGTCTTTCATTGGACCTCTTGTCTCGAGTGCGATTATCGATGCAACGCCGTCTGGAAACGCCTCGATGCCTTTCTACTTTCTCTTTGGGCTGAGCGTGGCCAGTTTTGCTGTTTTGGCGATATGGCTGGATCTGAAGAAGAGTCGACGAGAGCAGGAGCTGTTTCTTCAGGGTAAGGATGGAAATGGGTCGGGAGATAT AAGGAACCAATCCCTCCTTGGTGAACCCCCTTGGGAGCCGGTACCAGACTTCGCAGCACCAGGACTCAACTGGAACGATGAGATGCTAGAGACCCAGTCTGACCAGCGCCCTGTTGCCGCTCAAGCTCGACCAGATCCCATGCTTCCCTCGGACCTGTTGTCGCCATCGTCAAACCCACCAGTTTCTACTTCTCCTACGGCGCCGTTCGGGCGAATTGAAGATGCCGCACTGTCGAGGCTGTTCAGTCCATTGAATGCATCGTTTACGGGAACCGGGTTCAATG GTTGTCCTATTACTGGTGTCCATGATGATAGCCACCTTTCCTTAAACTCCCAGCCATATACTGTATCTCAGCAACAGAGCCCCGGCTTAATCAATAAAGAAACTCCAACTTCGAACACTGATGCGGCGGACTCATTACCCGGTCAAGAATACCTAGCCGAGACATTATCCCCTGAAGTATCCGGCACCAGTCGTTCTAAGCGCAAAGCAGGCACCCTCAAACAGGATCCTAGCGATGAGAAAGCCATGACAGCCATCAAACGACAGCGTAACACCATGGCTGCGCGGAGATACCGTCAAAAGGGACGAGATCGCATTTCTGAACTGGAGTGCGCCTTGAGAGACATGGAACACGAGCGAAACGAGCTTAGGCTCCAGCTGGCGAGGAGAGAGGCCGAAGTGGCTGCCTTGAAGGAGATGTTGAGGAGGTAG
- a CDS encoding putative rRNA assembly protein Mis3 (rRNA processing protein): MPSTYKRDKPWDTDDIDKWKIEPFKSEDNVAGSFAEESSFATLFPKYREVYLKEAWPLVTRALEKQGIACTLDLVEGSMTVKTTRKTYDPAAILKARDLIKLLARSVPVQQALKILEDGVACDIIKIRSQVRNKERFVKRRQRILGPNGSTLKALELLTQTYILVQGNTVSAMGPYKGLKEVRKVVNDCMANIHPIYHIKELMIKRELAKDPTLANESWDRFLPNFKKRTLSKRRTPFKVTDKSKKVYTPFPPAPEKSKVDLQIESGEYFLSKEAKDRAQKEELMEKQRVKREEKMKERAKAFVPPEELESAKKEKKEKKEKKKRKREAEAEADVDGSEKKEKKKKKKSKSKESASSDGES, translated from the exons ATGCCATCCACATACAAGAGGGATAAGCCGTGGGATACGGATGACATCGATAAGTGGAAG ATCGAGCCATTCAAATCCGAGGATAATGTCGCTGGTAGCTTCGCCGAGGAATCCTCTTTCGCTACTCTCTTCCCTAAATACCGTGAAGTTTACCTGAAGGAAGCATGGCCACTTGTAACAAGGGCTCTGGAAAAGCAGGGGATCGCTTGTACTCTGGATTTGGTAGAGGGTAGCATGACTGTGAAGACCACCCGGAAGACTTATGACCCAGCCGCAATTCTCAAGGCCCGTGATCTTATCAAGCTGCTTGCCAGAAGTGTGCCTGTGCAACAG GCTTTGAAAATCCTCGAGGATGGCGTCGCATGTGATATCATCAAAATCCGAAGCCAAGTCCGCAACAAAGAACGTTTCGTTAAGCGTCGCCAACGGATCCTAGGACCGAACGGTTCGACTCTCAAAGCTCTCGAGCTCTTAACCCAGACTTATATCCTGGTGCAAGGAAACACTGTCTCCGCAATGGGTCCTTATAAGGGTCTGAAAGAAGTGCGCAAGGTGGTGAACGACTGCATGGCCAACATCCATCCCATCTACCACATCAAGGAGCTCATGATCAAGCGTGAATTGGCCAAGGACCCCACATTAGCCAACGAATCCTGGGACCGATTCCTGCCAAATTTCAAGAAGCGCACCCTCTCGAAGCGTCGCACGCCATTCAAGGTTACCGACAAGTCCAAGAAGGTCTATACTCCTTTCCCACCGGCCccggagaagagcaaggtgGACTTGCAGATCGAGTCGGGCGAGTACTTCTTGTCCAAGGAAGCCAAGGACCGCGCacagaaggaagagcttATGGAGAAGCAGCGCGTGAAGCGCGAggaaaagatgaaggagCGGGCCAAGGCCTTCGTGCCGCCCGAGGAGCTGGAGAGTGccaaaaaggagaagaaagagaagaaagagaagaagaagcgaaagCGCGAGgcggaagcagaagcagacgTCGATGGCtccgaaaagaaagagaagaagaagaagaagaagagcaagtcgAAGGAGAGCGCCTCGTCGGACGGAGAATCTTAA
- a CDS encoding putative efflux pump antibiotic resistance protein produces the protein MVAPEDDTRTSTLMLKVQDAPCEEENMEYPAGFQFLVVLLAMCMSLILTGLDFNMIATALPTITTHFGTIEDVGWYYSAYRLTSCSLQFMFGKLYHLFSVKHVFLASVVIFEIGSLIAGVAPTSATLVLGRSISGMGCAGIISGVFTMVVQCFPLRRRPFFTGIAAGVEGASATVAPLLGGALTDSISWRWCFYINLPIGCLSFLLILLFFQDPQKNARVSLPWREKFHQLDLLGTSIFVPSITSMLLALQWGGSKYGWGNARIIVLFILTAVLLGAFMWQERRRGDNALLPGRIMRRRSLLAGMWFSFCNNSTLSVFEYYMPTYFQVVRGASATVSGVLSLPIAIGVPVAVMCGSSATSLLGYYNPFMIITGILTPIAAGLLTSLSVEQSLTSLLCYQALLGVGAGVGFQGPQVAAQTILPVNDSPMGIALIIFAQNFGPALFVSIVQTVFTGQLLTRLGSLLPNLDTYSLSAMGMSDLEKYVPSADIPRVIQGYDKALTTAFFLPVGLACASMIGALGMEWRSVKRKDV, from the exons ATGGTGGCGCCCGAAGACGACACTCGCACATCAACGTTAATGCTAAAAGTACAAGATGCCCCGtgcgaagaagagaacatGGAGTATCCCGCCGGCTTTCAATTCCTCGTGGTACTCCTTGCCATGTGCATGTCGTTGATCCTCACTGGCTTG GATTTTAACATGATCGCAACAGCGTTGCCAACTATCACCACGCATTTCGGTACCATTGAGGATGTTGGTTGGTATTACTCGGCATA TCGCTTGACCTCCTGCTCGCTTCAATTCATGTTTGGCAAGCTGTACCATCTATTCTCAGTCAAACACGTGTTCCTCGCCTCAGTCGTCATTTTTGAGATTGGGTCGTTGATCGCCGGTGTAGCACCTACTTCTGCCACCTTGGTTTTGGGACGTTCTATCTCTGGGATGGGCTGCGCGGGTATCATATCTGGAGTATTCAC CATGGTAGTGCAATGCTTTCCGCTTCGTCGACGTCCGTTTTTTACTGGTATCGCGGCTGGGGTTGAGGGTGCGTCGGCGACTGTAGCCCCGCTACTTGGGGGAGCATTGACCGATTCCATCTCATGGAGGTGGTGTTTCTATATCAATTTGCCCATTGGGTGCTTGTCCTTCCTATTGATCTTACTTTTCTTCCAAGACCCTCAGAAGAACGCCCGGGTAAGCCTTCCATGGAGAGAAAAGTTTCACCAACTTGATCTCCTCGGAACGAGCATCTTTGTGCCCTCTATCACGTCCATGTTGCTAGCCCTACAATGGGGTGGCTCCAAGTACGGATGGGGCAACGCACGGATCATCGTTCTCTTCATATTGACGGCAGTCCTTCTGGGTGCATTCATGTggcaggagaggagaagaggtgATAACGCCCTTCTTCCGGGACGAATCATGCGGCGTCGCAGTTTGCTCGCAGGAATGTGGTTTTCCTTTTGCAACAACTCCACACTCTCCGTTTTCGAGTATTAT ATGCCAACCTATTTTCAAGTCGTTCGCGGCGCATCCGCCACAGTATCCGGTGTACTGAGCCTTCCCATCGCGATCGGCGTGCCTGTTGCTGTCATGTGTGGAAGCTCCGCCACCAGCCTTCTGGGATACTATAACCCGTTCATGATTATTACCGGGATATTGACGCCCATTGCGGCAGGCTTGCTGACATCATTATCAGTGGAGCAGTCCCTGACCTCTCTTCTCTGCTACCAAGCGCTCCTGGGCGTAGGAGCGGGCGTGGGCTTTCAAGGCCCTCAGGTCGCAGCCCAGACTATTTTACCAGTCAATGATTCTCCCATGGGCATTGCCCTCATCATTTTTGCTCAGAATTTCGGGCCCGCCCTCTTCGTCTCCATCGTGCAGACCGTTTTCACGGGACAGCTGCTCACGCGTTTAGGGTCGTTGTTGCCCAACCTAGACACGTACTCGTTGTCGGCCATGGGAATGTCTGATTTGGAGAAATATGTTCCTTCAGCTGATATTCCTCGGGTGATCCAGGGATATGACAAGGCCTTGACGACggctttcttcctccccgtcgGTCTGGCTTGCGCCAGTATGATTGGGGCGCTGGGGATGGAATGGAGAAGTGTGAAGCGAAAGGATGTTTGA
- a CDS encoding putative bifunctional fatty acid transporter and acyl-CoA synthetase — MDLFSEISAPTMAMASALSVGAAAYLNAKLAISTDISTIYNDRAFTARLGQRIAQLGDTTTIYKMLERVIEVDGHGSSDALWFENKTWTYSQLKDLVDRFATVLHGRNINSGDFVGVFTTNSIEMVVTIYALSKLGCVAALINTNLRDDTFIHCLNVSGSKFIISTPDLSEFVCSDLPHIALNISSFDGESAGTTELITAAQLQQLIPLGLIPAKRSPSDFCALIYTSGTTGKPKACAIRNMMTLVTSNPLSTDANNQSKYFPLRTYSPLPLFHGTAFFTGLCYSLGNASTLCLRRKFSASQFWKDVHDSRATRILYIGELCRYLLSTPPSPYDQDHSCIVATGNGLRGEIWERFRQRFAVPEIREFYRSTEGVAKFDNHGVGAWGAGKIGFSGPIRRFFEDDVFIVKYDTETEMPYRDPKTGFCVRAKLGEEGEAIGRVRNRGLLTEYLHNEDATEKKLLRDVFEKGDIFQRTGDLVVQDRDGWVKFQDRVGDTFRWKGENVSAGEIRDHICRIPSVHDAVVYGVKLQGYDGQAGAAGVTLEESSAAVESEFIKNLYRELKKKGVPSYALPRLVRLTEKVATGVTFKQAKGDLAKKGWDPRGDWKGDKLYWLNGKTYEKLDERSWSSIESGQAKL, encoded by the exons ATGGATCTCTTTTCAGAGATTAGCGCGCCGACTATGGCAATGGCTTCAGCCCTCTCAGTTGGTGCGGCGGCCTACCTCAATGCCAAACTTGCCATTTCTACCGACATATCCACGATATACAATGATCGGGCTTTTACCGCGCGCCTCGGCCAGCGAATTGCGCAGCTAGGTGACACAACCACGATCTACAAGATGCTTGAAAGAGTCATCGAAGTCGATGGTCATGGCTCGAGCGATGCGCTCTGGTTTGAGAATAAGACATGGACATATAGTCAATTGAAGGACC TTGTGGATCGATTCGCTACGGTTCTCCATGGACGAAACATTAATTCAGGAGATTTCGTTGGTGTTTTCACtactaattctatagaaatgGTCGTGACGATTTATGCACTTTCGAAGCTGGGCTGTGTCGCTGCACTTATAAATACGAACCTGAGAG ATGACACATTCATTCACTGCCTCAATGTCTCTGGCTCCAAGTTTATCATCTCAACACCTGATCTATCAGAGTTTGTCTGTTCTGATTTGCCTCATATTGCGCTGAATATATCATCCTTCGACGGTGAATCTGCGGGAACAACAGAACTCATCACAGCCGCGCAATTGCAACAGCTCATCCCCCTTGGCTTGATTCCTGCTAAGAGGTCACCCAGCGATTTTTGCGCTCTAATCTACACTTCTGGAACTACGGGGAAGCCCAAAGCATGTGCAATCCGAAACATGATGACGCTCGTGACATCTAATCCACTCTCGACTGACGCGAACAATCAATCGAAGTACTTCCCACTGCGCACATATTCTCCCCTTCCCCTGTTCCACGGCACCGCTTTCTTCACGGGTTTGTGTTACTCTCTTGGAAACGCGAGCACCTTGTGTTTGCGCCGCAAGTTCTCGGCTTCGCAGTTCTGGAAGGATGTGCATGATTCAAGAGCCACGCGTATTTTGTACATTGGCGAGCTGTGCAGGTACCTTCTGTCAACACCTCCTTCACCCTATGACCAAGATCATTCTTGCATTGTGGCTACTGGTAACGGACTCCGCGGGGAAATCTGGGAGCGCTTCCGCCAAAGATTTGCTGTCCCTGAGATCCGCGAGTTCTACCGGTCAACCGAGGGGGTGGCCAAATTCGATAACCATGGTGTCGGAGCGTGGGGTGCAGGAAAAATTGGGTTTTCTGGCCCTATCAGGCGGTTTTTCGAAGACGATGTGTTCATCGTGAAATATGATACTGAGACAGAAATGCCCTACCGGGACCCAAAGACAGGCTTCTGCGTCCGAGCGAAGCttggtgaggaaggagaggcgATTGGGCGAGTTAGAAATCGCGGGCTACTCACTGAGTATCTACACAACGAAGATGCCACCGAGAAGAAGCTTCTTCGGGATGTGTTCGAGAAAGGCGATATCTTCCAACGTACCGGTGACCTTGTGGTCCAGGACAGAGACGGTTGGGTCAAGTTCCAGGACCGAGTAGGAGACACATTCcgctggaaaggagagaacGTCAGTGCAGGAGAAATCCGAGACCACATCTGCCGAATCCCTTCCGTTCATGATGCCGTCGTTTACGGCGTAAAGCTGCAGGG TTATGATGGACAAGCCGGAGCTGCGGGAGTCACTCTTGAGGAATCTTCCGCGGCCGTGGAGTCAGAATTCATAAAGAACTTGTACCgtgagctgaagaagaagggtgtGCCATCGTACGCTCTGCCGCGGCTTGTCCGGCTCACTGAAAA GGTTGCTACTGGCGTCACTTTCAAGCAAGCTAAAGGTGATTTGGCCAAGAAGGGATGGGATCCACGAGGGGACTGGAAAGGCGATAAGTTATATTGGCTGAACGGAAAGACATACGAGAAGCTTGACGAGCGAAGCTGGTCTTCGATCGAAAGTGGACAGGCGAAGCTGTGA